TACGGAAAGCAATCATTGATAAACTGTTATCACAGATCTTTTGATAGTCAAGCCACCACCCGCTCACACTGCCCGTTGGTCACCGCATGCAGCCCCAGGCAGCACCCGGGCAAACCGCGGGCCGCATGCTCAAGCCGGCTGTCGCGGGACTCGCACACCACAGCAGGGGGTGCGCGACAAATTTGTGGGTAACGTGGTTCCTTTGTGGGTAACGTGGTTCGGTGTTATGGCCGTCATTCCCGCGAAAGCGGGAATCCAGTCTGGCGTTTGGCGCTATGGACAAGCAGTTCTGCGTTTACATCCTGGCCAGCAAACGGAACGGCACGCTGTACATTGGGGTGACCTCACAGCTGGCAACGCGGGTGTGGCAGCATAAGAGCAAGGTAGTGGAGGGTTTTTCGG
The Deltaproteobacteria bacterium genome window above contains:
- a CDS encoding GIY-YIG nuclease family protein; protein product: MDKQFCVYILASKRNGTLYIGVTSQLATRVWQHKSKVVEGFS